TCCGGGCGCGAGTCAGCTCGCCGGCCCAGCTGCCATAGGCAACGGCAACGCTGGCGCTGCTGGTCAGGGCTTCCTTGGCGGCACAGGCAGTCTGCAGCAGACGGCGCTGGGCACCCGGATCGAGGTCGGCCGAGATACCGGCCTGCTCGATGATCCAGCCGGCGATGGCATGGTCGAAGTCGTCGCCGCCCAGGGCGGTATCGCCGCCAGTGGCCAGGACTTCGAAGACGCCACGGGTCAGGCGCAGGATGGAGATGTCGAAGGTGCCACCACCCAGGTCATAGATGGCGACCACGCCTTCGGCGTTCTTGTCCAGGCCATAGGCCACGGCGGCGGCGGTCGGCTCGTTGAGCAGGCGCAGCACATGCAGGCCGGCCAGACGCGCGGCGTCCTTGGTGGCCTGGCGCTGGGCGTCGTCGAAATAGGCAGGAACGGTGATCACCGCACCCACCAGCTCACCACCCAGGGTGGATTCGGCACGCTGGCGCAGGGCACGGAGGATTTCCGCCGAGACTTCCACCGGACTCTTGGCGCCCTGGACGGTCTCGATGAAAGGCATGTGTGATTCGCCCTGGATGAAGCGGTACGGCAGTTGGCCGCCGAGCTGCTTCACGTCTTCCAGGCCGCGCCCCATCAGGCGCTTGACCGAGATGATGGAGTTCAGCGGATCCTGGGATGCACCGGCACGCACGCTCTCCCCCACCTCGATGCGATCGGCGAGATAACGCACCGCCGATGGCAGGATAACCTCGCCATGCTCATCGGGCAGCGGCGCGGCAACGCCGCTGCGCACGGCGGCAACCAGGGAGTTGGTGGTGCCCAGGTCGACCCCCACGGCCAGGCGACGCTGGTGTGGCTGGGGGCTCTGTCCGGGCTCGGCGATCTGCAGTAGGGCCATGCGGTTTCTAATCAGGCTTATCGGGCGCGGCGCGGGCCGCGCGGATTAATCGTCGAGTCGCTCTTCCAGCTGCCGCACTTCCTGCGCCAGCTTGTCGAGGAACTGCATGCGCCGCACCAGGCGTTCGGCCAGGTCACGGCGGGCGGCGTCATCCCAGCAATCGGCAAACTCGGAGTCCAGTTGCTGCTGGGCCGATTTCAACTGGCGCTTGAACTGCGCCACGCCATCGAGATCGGCGCTGTCCTGCAGGTCTTCCAGCTCCTCGCGTAGATGCATCTGCTGCAGGAGGAACTCCGGATCCTGCACCGTGGCTTCCAGCGGCAGCGCGTCACCGCGCAGGGCCAGCAGGTACAGGGCACGGCGCGGCGCGCTCTTCAGCGTCTGGTAGGCGTCGTTGAGTTCGGCGGCTTTTTCCAGCGCCAGCCGTTGCTCGCGCTCGGAAGCATCGGCGAAACGATCAGGGTGGACGGTTCGCACCAGCTCGCGGTAGCGGTTGCCCAGCACCTCCAGATCGATCCGGAAGCCCGGCTGCAGGTCGAACAGCGCGAAGTGACAGGGACTACCCACACCCGACCTCAGACGTTGAAGCTTTCGCCGCAGCCACACTCACCGCGCACGTTCGGGTTGTTGAACTTGAAGCCCTCGTTGAGGCCTTCCTTGGTGAAGTCCAACTCGGTGCCGTCGAGATAGACCAGGCTTTTCGGGTCGATGATGACCTTCACGCCGTGGCTCTCGAACACCTGATCCTCGGCTGCCAGTTCGTCGACGAACTCCAGCACGTAGGCAAGACCCGAACACCCGGTGGTGCGCACGCCAAGACGAATGCCCTCGCCCTTGCCGCGCCCTTCGAGGGAACGGCGAACGTGACTGGCGGCGGCTTCGGTCATGCTGATGGCCATGTGAACTCCTTAACTTGCGAATCGCTTCAGAGCAGACCTTTCTTCTGCTTATAGTCGCGTACGGCCGCCTTGATGGCGTCCTCGGCAAGTACCGAGCAGTGGATCTTCACCGGCGGCAGGGCCAGTTCTTCGGCGATGGTGGTGTTCTTGATGGATTCGGCTTCATCCAGGGTCTTGCCCTTCATCCACTCGGTGGCGAGGGAGCTGGAGGCGATGGCCGAACCGCAGCCGTAGGTCTTGAACTTGGCGTCTTCGATGACGCCCTGCTCGTTGACCTTGATCTGCAGGCGCATCACGTCGCCGCAGGCCGGTGCGCCGACCATGCCGGTGCCGACGTCCGGATCCTCGGCATTGAGCTTGCCGACGTTGCGCGGGTTTTCGTAGTGGTCGATGACCTTGTCACTGTAAGCCATGGCTAATCCTCACTTCTATGGGGCGGGTCAGTGGGCCTGCCATTCGACCTTGGACAGGTCGACACCCTCTTTGAACATATCCCACAGCGGCGAGAGTTCACGCAGCTTGGAAACGGCTTCCACCACCTTCTTGGCGGCGTAATCGACCTCTTCTTCGGTGGTGAAGCGGCCGAAGCTGAAACGGATGGAGCTGTGCGCCAGTTCGTCGTTGCGGCCCAGGGCGCGGAGCACGTAGGACGGCTCCAGCGAGGCCGAGGTGCAGGCGGAACCGGACGAGACGGCCAGGTCCTTGAGCGACATCATCAGCGACTCGCCTTCGACGTAGTTGAAGCTGACGTTGAGGATGTTCGGCGCATAGGAAGTGGCGCTACCGTTGAGGTACAGCTCTTCCAGGTCCTGCACCTGATCGAAGAAGCGCTTGCGCAGGCCTTCGATGCGGGCCATTTCCTGGTGCATTTCTTCCTTGGCGATGCGGAAGGCTTCGCCCATGCCGACGATCTGGTGGGTCGCCAGGGTGCCCGAACGCATGCCGCGCTCGTGGCCGCCACCGTGCATCTGGGCTTCCAGGCGCACGCGCGGCTTGCGGCGCACGTACAGCGCGCCCATGCCCTTGGGGCCGTAGACCTTGTGTGCGGAGAAGGACATCAGGTCGACCTTGAGTTTCTCCAGGTCGATGTCCACCTTGCCGGCGGACTGGGCGGCGTCGACGTGCAGCAGGATGCCGCGCGAGCGGGTCAGTTCGCCAATGGCGGCGATGTCGTTGATGCTGCCGACTTCGTTGTTCACGTGCATGACCGAGACCAGGATGGTGTCGTCACGCAGGGCGGCCTCGACCATCGCCGGGGTGATGATGCCCTCGGGGGTCGGTTCCAGGTAGGTGATCTCGAAACCTTCGCGCTCCAACTGGCGGCAGGTATCCAGGACCGCCTTGTGCTCGATCTTCGAGGTGATGATGTGCTTGCCCTTGGTGGCGTAGAAGTGCGCGACACCCTTGATGGCCAGGTTGTCGGACTCGGTGGCACCGGAGGTCCAGACGATTTCGCGGGGGTCGGCATTGACCAGCTCGGCGACCTGGCGACGGGCGTTCTCAGCCGCTTCCTCGGCCTTCCAGCCGAAGACGTGGGAGCGCGAAGCCGGGTTGCCGAAATTGCCATCTACCAGGAGGCAGTCAGCCATTTTCTGAGCGACACGCGGGTCCACCGGGGTTGTGGCGGAGTAGTCGAGGTAAATCGGCAATTTCATCAGGTAACTCCTACAGGCGGGCGTTCGCTCAATCGATGGCGGACGCTTCAATCTTGTCGAGGCGTGGCGTCTTGCCCGTGCAACGGCGCTCATCCTGGCGCTGGGCCACCTCTTGAACTTCGCGGCGCTCGACCAGGTCGGCCAGGCTGATGCCGCTGAGGAACTCGTGAATCTGCTGGCTGAGGTCGCACCACAGGTGGTGGGTCAGGCAGGTATCGCCGGAGTGGCAGTCGCCCTGACCCTGACAGCGGGTGGCGTCGACCGACTCGTTGACCGCATCGATCACCTGGGCGACGTGGATGCCGGTCGTATCGCGGGACAGCTGATAGCCGCCACCGGGGCCACGCACGCTGACCACCAGGTTGCCACGGCGCAACTTGGCGAACAGCTGTTCCAGGTAGGACAGGGAGATACCCTGGCGCTCGGAGATATCGGCGAGAGAAACCGGGCCACGCTGGGCGTGCAACGCCAGATCGAGCATGGCGGTGACGGCATAGCGGCCTTTGGTGGTCAATCGCATGGGGACATCCGGAAGAATCGCTGGTGTAGGAGGAGTATGCTCTTATCCGACTATTTAGGTCAACTATAAGTCCTATTACTTTAGTCGGAATTAACCAGCGAACGGCGCGGTATGTTAGCAGAGAGCCCGCGTCGGCGCATCACTGCGCCGACTTGCTGCTCTCCTCGTCCTTGACTCCGGCGAAGTCCTCTTCCCGCAGAACCGGAAGATCTTTCGCACAGTAATCGCTGCCTAGAGCTGTCAGCGCCTTGCACATGCCTTCCAGCCG
This Pseudomonas sp. ATCC 13867 DNA region includes the following protein-coding sequences:
- the hscB gene encoding co-chaperone HscB translates to MGSPCHFALFDLQPGFRIDLEVLGNRYRELVRTVHPDRFADASEREQRLALEKAAELNDAYQTLKSAPRRALYLLALRGDALPLEATVQDPEFLLQQMHLREELEDLQDSADLDGVAQFKRQLKSAQQQLDSEFADCWDDAARRDLAERLVRRMQFLDKLAQEVRQLEERLDD
- the iscA gene encoding iron-sulfur cluster assembly protein IscA, with the protein product MAISMTEAAASHVRRSLEGRGKGEGIRLGVRTTGCSGLAYVLEFVDELAAEDQVFESHGVKVIIDPKSLVYLDGTELDFTKEGLNEGFKFNNPNVRGECGCGESFNV
- the iscU gene encoding Fe-S cluster assembly scaffold IscU, with the protein product MAYSDKVIDHYENPRNVGKLNAEDPDVGTGMVGAPACGDVMRLQIKVNEQGVIEDAKFKTYGCGSAIASSSLATEWMKGKTLDEAESIKNTTIAEELALPPVKIHCSVLAEDAIKAAVRDYKQKKGLL
- a CDS encoding IscS subfamily cysteine desulfurase, translating into MKLPIYLDYSATTPVDPRVAQKMADCLLVDGNFGNPASRSHVFGWKAEEAAENARRQVAELVNADPREIVWTSGATESDNLAIKGVAHFYATKGKHIITSKIEHKAVLDTCRQLEREGFEITYLEPTPEGIITPAMVEAALRDDTILVSVMHVNNEVGSINDIAAIGELTRSRGILLHVDAAQSAGKVDIDLEKLKVDLMSFSAHKVYGPKGMGALYVRRKPRVRLEAQMHGGGHERGMRSGTLATHQIVGMGEAFRIAKEEMHQEMARIEGLRKRFFDQVQDLEELYLNGSATSYAPNILNVSFNYVEGESLMMSLKDLAVSSGSACTSASLEPSYVLRALGRNDELAHSSIRFSFGRFTTEEEVDYAAKKVVEAVSKLRELSPLWDMFKEGVDLSKVEWQAH
- the iscR gene encoding Fe-S cluster assembly transcriptional regulator IscR, whose protein sequence is MRLTTKGRYAVTAMLDLALHAQRGPVSLADISERQGISLSYLEQLFAKLRRGNLVVSVRGPGGGYQLSRDTTGIHVAQVIDAVNESVDATRCQGQGDCHSGDTCLTHHLWCDLSQQIHEFLSGISLADLVERREVQEVAQRQDERRCTGKTPRLDKIEASAID